The DNA region ACCCCCGCCCGGTCGGCTCGGCGCTGGGCGTTGCCCCCCTGATGTGCCGAGGCCCGGTGTTGTGGCCGGGTCAGTGGACGTGGATCGTGACCGTCACCGACTTGAGGACCGCGGGGAGCCTCGTCGTGTCGACCTTCAGGATCTCGCCGTTGTCGGGGCGGCCCGTGGCCGGGAGGGTCTTCTGGTGGACCGTCCAGGCGCCGTCGGGGTCGACGGCGATGGAGTCGATGCCGAAGTCGTCGTCGTTGGACAGGTACAGCGTCTTCCCCGCGTCCGCGGTGGCGACGCCCTCCACCTTGTCGTGGCCGAAGAACGCGCCGGTCGGGTCGAGTTGGCTGACCAGCGAGCCGATGTCGAGGTACGACTGCTTCTGCGCGACGTTGACGCCCGCCGCGGTGAGCGCGGCCAGCGCCGCGTTCGTGCCGTCCTTGCCGACCAGCGCCTCGGGAGACTTGCCGCCGACGGTCAGGCCGCTGACGTCGGTCGCGCCGTTGACGTCCACCTGGTAGAGCGTCTTGTGGGCGAACGGCGCGAAGTTCCCGTCGCGCTCGTCGACCAGGAACTTCGTCGCGGACAGCGCGGTGATCTCGCTGTTGGCGTCCCCGGTGTCGTCCGGGTCGTCCAGCAGGTACAGGTACTGATTGGTCGTGAAGGTGCGCAGGTCGACGGTGACGATGCGGGCCGGCGCGACGTTGCTCGCCTTCGGGCCGAGGTCGGGCTGCTGGAGCGCGGACTGCATCACGCCGACCAGCGTGGTGCCGTCCGGGGTGACCGTCAGGCCCTCCATCCCCTTGTTCTTCAGCCGGTTCGCGAACTCGGCCGGCAGGTAGCCGACGATCGTGTGGTAGGCGTTGTCCGGGCTGTCGCGGTACGGGGTGAGCCGGCCCAGCTCGTAGCCGTTCGCGTCGAAGTGGGTGAGGTACGGGCCGTACTCGTCGGAGACCCAGAAGGTGCCGTCGGGCAGCGCGACCAGGCCCTCGGAGTCGTAGCCGTACGGGTCGTTCGCCACCGGCACCGGCGTGCCGCCCGCCGCGTTGGTGGCGTCGACGTCGTCGATGACCTCCTTGGTGTCGTGCGGCGGGCGGCCGCTGTACGGGGTGCCGCCCAGCCGCTTCGGGCCCTTCAGGGTGACCTTGCGCATCAGCTCGGCCTTGCCCTTGACCAGCTTGAACTCGCCGATTTGCGGCGTGAATCCGAGCAGCATCTCGGACTTGTCGCCGTCGGGGGCGTCGGCGTTGGGGCCGCGGTCGGTGAGGCCGTAGAACCAGCCGGAGCGGCCGGGGACCGGGGCCAGCGAGGAGCCGTAGCCCTCGCCGGAGATCGCGGTGGTGGTGCCGCCGGGGCCGCGGACCGTCGCCAGCGGCGGCAGCGGGGAGCCGTTCGCCTGCGTGTCCTCGAACAGCTGCACCGCGTCGGTGGCGGTGTAGGTGAAGGTGTCGGTGCCGGTGAAGCCCGGGTTCGGCGTGTACGTGAAGGTGCCGTCCGGGTCGATCGTCGCGGTGCCGTGCGCGGGGGCGGTGTGGCGGACCACCGCGGTGGCGCCGGAGTCGTTGCGCAGCACGTCGCCGGTGACCGTGCCGTGGCCGGAGAAGGAGTCGGCGCTCGCCCGGAAGTCGTGCGAGGGGGCCGAGAGCCAGCCGTGGGCCTGCGCCGCGGCGGTGCCCGCGCCGGCCACCGCGACCGTGACCGCGATCGCCACGGCGGCGCGGACCCGGGTGCGGGAGAGGGGTCGTGGAGTCATGTCCTGAACGTGACCCCCCGCGGTGAACTCCCGGTCGTACTCGGGTGAACGGAGGGTTCACGCCGGCCACGAGGTGGAGGTCAGGACGTCCCGGCGGCCTCTTCCGCCACCCGGTTCACGTCCCGCACGACCAGCGCGGGCTGGCCCAGGTAGATGTAGTGGTCGCTGCTCGCGGCGACCTCCAGCGTGCTGTGCGCGGACAGTTCGAGCCACGTGCGCTCGCCGTCCGCCCACGCCCGCTCCAGGGCGGGGCCGTAGGTGGGGATGGCCGCGAGGTACTGCTTGCCGTGCCGCACCACCCGCACGGGGATGTCCCCGGCCGACCGGACCGGCGCGTCGGCGATGGCCAGGCGCTCCGGGTAGTCGCCCTTCGCCACCGCGAGGAACTGGTCGCGGGCCTGCGCGCCGGGGGAGTTCGCGGGCGCGGAGGCGGGCACGATCCGCTTCAGGTCGGCGGTCATCGTGGCCGGGGTGGCGTCGAGCAGCACCAGGCCCTTGACCCGGTCCCGGTGGTCGGGGGCGTAGCGGGCGGCGATCAGGCCGCC from Actinacidiphila sp. DG2A-62 includes:
- a CDS encoding esterase-like activity of phytase family protein codes for the protein MTPRPLSRTRVRAAVAIAVTVAVAGAGTAAAQAHGWLSAPSHDFRASADSFSGHGTVTGDVLRNDSGATAVVRHTAPAHGTATIDPDGTFTYTPNPGFTGTDTFTYTATDAVQLFEDTQANGSPLPPLATVRGPGGTTTAISGEGYGSSLAPVPGRSGWFYGLTDRGPNADAPDGDKSEMLLGFTPQIGEFKLVKGKAELMRKVTLKGPKRLGGTPYSGRPPHDTKEVIDDVDATNAAGGTPVPVANDPYGYDSEGLVALPDGTFWVSDEYGPYLTHFDANGYELGRLTPYRDSPDNAYHTIVGYLPAEFANRLKNKGMEGLTVTPDGTTLVGVMQSALQQPDLGPKASNVAPARIVTVDLRTFTTNQYLYLLDDPDDTGDANSEITALSATKFLVDERDGNFAPFAHKTLYQVDVNGATDVSGLTVGGKSPEALVGKDGTNAALAALTAAGVNVAQKQSYLDIGSLVSQLDPTGAFFGHDKVEGVATADAGKTLYLSNDDDFGIDSIAVDPDGAWTVHQKTLPATGRPDNGEILKVDTTRLPAVLKSVTVTIHVH
- a CDS encoding alpha/beta fold hydrolase, producing MFRNSRTAAVTTAAALCALAGVALTGCDPSAKYDASFSGTGKITVGDRKVNVSCSGKTVKNRPVVVLMSGAGDGLGKFGGIQKSLAEKGKVCSYDRLGEGASDKPAGPQTMQSTGKVLTSVIDRVAGDRPVVLVGHSLGGLIAARYAPDHRDRVKGLVLLDATPATMTADLKRIVPASAPANSPGAQARDQFLAVAKGDYPERLAIADAPVRSAGDIPVRVVRHGKQYLAAIPTYGPALERAWADGERTWLELSAHSTLEVAASSDHYIYLGQPALVVRDVNRVAEEAAGTS